Genomic segment of Psychrobacter sanguinis:
CCTTGATAATCAAATAGAACTTGGTTGCGACCTTTGTCAAAGTAACGGCGCTCATCAAACACACCGTAGTTTGGTAGGTACTGTTTGTGATAAAAGCCTTTTTGCTGGCCGTTTTGGATAATGGCTGCTGAGTTGAAAGTGCCATGATAATCAACATGCGGATAGCCAATAATCATCACAATGTCATTGATATCATTCAATGAGCTAAGCGCTGCTTTTACTCTGTCTGAAAGACTGGGACGCAGTAATAAATCTTCGGGGGGATAGCCTAGCAATGCCAATTCAGGGAAGATAATGATATTAGCGCCATTATCACGTGCTTCAATGGCCAAACTACGCATTTTTTCAATATTGGTCTGAATATCGCCTACCATGAAATGAGATTGGGCTAGGGCAAATTTCAGCGACTTTCCTGTTGCATTGTTACTTATATGGTTACTGTTTTTTTCGTTAGACATTATTAAGTCCTATTCATTATGGGTATTAGCGCCAAGCGTATCGCCTCAAAAGCAACTTATTAAATTTTGTTGGTGTTGGCAATGTACAGGGTTACGTTTAGCGTTTAAGGGTTATTAATTTATGGGTTTTATCATCGCAACAGTGATAGGAGTTTTGGCTTATAATCTTTCTCATCTAAACTACCAAACGCCAATTTAGCTTGGCAAATATAACAAATCACATGAGCGATATAAAAAATCTTTCAAGGATATACTCTATCAAATACAGTATCGCCTATAATTTTTTGTTGTTTCTATTGTTAACGATTTTTGTAGTCGAAACACGATACAATTACCGTTAGTATAACACCAAATTTTTATGTTATATCCAAGCCATAGCTATTTAGCAGGCAAAACTAGGAAATTTTTCATGTTAGCATTTATAATTACCCTTATCCTAATCTGGCTTGCTATGTGGGCCTTCTTTAAATTTATGTACCCCAAACCACCAAAAGAGTTCATGCCCAAAAAAGGGGATGTTATTACGCCAAGAGAATGTGACTTTTGTGGCTATCCTTTGGCTGAATATCGAGGGGTAATGGAGGCGAAACCCGAAACCTTGCTAATGGCGACTGACCAACAGCGAAAAAACGAACTAACGTCTGAGATAGCAGCGTTAGAGCAACAGATAGCAACTTACGAAAAACAAGCGTCAGATAAAGCGTACCAAAAACAGTTAACCCGTCAACAAAAGAAACAAGCCCAATCAGCTTATGATGACCATCAAAAGCAGCTGTTTGAAAAGAAACAAGCATTGAAAAAAGTCACCACTTGGTTCTTCTGTAACTATGAGCATCAAGCGGATTTTCACGCAAGAAATGCAGAGCAGATTACGCCAACCATAGTTAAATAGAGCATTGCCATTAAATAAAGCACTGTTACTAAATAAGACGCCAATTAAATTAAAGCGTCAATTAAACAAAATGATAGGCAAATAAAAGGCTGCACAATCATTAGGCAGCCTTATAAGTGTCTATCGTCAACTAGTATTTTAGTTATTGTTGCACCAATTGCATGTCTTCAATCATTCTTGCGATAAGTTGATTGGCTTGGTCCATACCTTTCTCTACTTCAGCCGCCGCGTTTTTAGATTGTTGCAGTTTTTCATAAAGATTCAGACAGCAAAGCACTAGCAGGTTTTCATGAGGAAGATGAGGGGCTTGTGAGCGCAGGTCTTCGATAAAATTATTGATAAAGTCACTGGCTTCAAACAGTTCGTATTCTTCGCCGACTGGGCAATTAATAGTATAGTCTTTGCTTAAGATACTGATATTGACCGTGGCAAACTCAGGCTCTTGTTGTGTTTCAAGCTCTGACGTCTCATTTTCAATAAGATCTTGGTCTTCAGCAAAGTCTGCAGGAGTAATAATCTCTACTTGATT
This window contains:
- the zapA gene encoding cell division protein ZapA, producing MSTDYPNDHEPQNSEVNFNEDGIFTESDTKEFAENSFNEENVNDENKMTSSHDSEAHHLESYEANDQHSNQVEIITPADFAEDQDLIENETSELETQQEPEFATVNISILSKDYTINCPVGEEYELFEASDFINNFIEDLRSQAPHLPHENLLVLCCLNLYEKLQQSKNAAAEVEKGMDQANQLIARMIEDMQLVQQ